A region from the Paenibacillus humicola genome encodes:
- a CDS encoding ATP-binding SpoIIE family protein phosphatase, whose product MGMRRSKEEFACPGASLTRSLLVLYTVSLLVGLVIALGGNVLILNVSLSSLPMFGLPIAFLCASVIAAALFGLTRLRLKPVYEWFRENGSKEQEQSALFRLFRWPYELLVVMSVLGCLFSIAAHVADKLRSGGAAGLAQADWPRLLGIIAGEQSLSVTLGIFMFTAVRRLLRPILLRVQPLPDRFTPHASIAQPLLITYAGTFLIALLSLFQLIVTAREAGKGVNLYVFAGAAFFYFTAGLLLFGFVTLQFQRELRELIRRIRELVSGGREGIGSRMPVISGDETGELALAFNELQARIGREYESFERELKLAYNVQEKLLPPGDLTIGSYRIAARCRQSRGVGGDFFDVLSLGPSRFAFMIGDVSGKGMPAALMMSALLLLFRAEVKRCGESAETLSRLNRQLCEAMGEEGSVSIGVGIVDMATDKIQYASAGHLSPYLVSAEGEAKPVESSSLPIGFDTDARYERTEFAMKAGDRLVLYTDGLIEAKDAAGTMYGFQGLEAELAEWGTSGDLSGFVDEWLHRLDRTFRYGGDDRTVVVLEQAAHLRKPSIAADSVSPGGFPPGPFVNREWSLHSRLGEERGVALELGAWIEEAWPEANVREDVQSAIAEAIVNAIEHGNNLREDARVAVVAQIGSRLTVCKVYDEGGGYFPHVARDEAEMEKKRESDDPRGWGLVLIDSLADYWSTGRDERGFYTELYFMRKTKAGLGL is encoded by the coding sequence ATGGGGATGAGAAGGAGCAAGGAAGAGTTTGCGTGTCCCGGAGCGAGTCTGACCCGGTCCCTTCTGGTTCTCTACACCGTGTCGCTTCTGGTCGGACTTGTCATTGCGCTGGGTGGAAACGTGCTGATCTTAAACGTCTCGCTCTCCAGCCTGCCCATGTTCGGCCTGCCGATTGCCTTCCTGTGCGCTTCGGTCATTGCGGCCGCGCTGTTCGGGTTGACCCGGCTCCGGCTGAAGCCGGTCTATGAATGGTTTCGCGAAAACGGGTCGAAGGAGCAGGAGCAGTCCGCCTTGTTCCGGTTGTTCCGTTGGCCGTACGAGCTGCTTGTCGTCATGAGCGTCCTCGGCTGTCTGTTTTCGATTGCGGCGCACGTTGCGGACAAGCTTCGCTCCGGCGGCGCAGCGGGTTTAGCGCAGGCCGATTGGCCAAGGCTGCTCGGCATAATAGCGGGGGAGCAAAGCCTGTCGGTCACGCTCGGCATCTTCATGTTCACCGCCGTCAGAAGGCTGCTGCGGCCGATTTTGCTGCGGGTGCAGCCGCTGCCGGACCGGTTTACCCCTCACGCTTCGATCGCCCAGCCGCTGCTGATCACTTATGCGGGAACGTTTTTGATCGCGCTGCTGAGCCTGTTCCAATTGATCGTCACGGCCCGGGAAGCGGGTAAAGGGGTCAATCTTTACGTATTCGCCGGAGCCGCCTTCTTTTATTTCACCGCCGGCCTCCTTCTGTTCGGGTTCGTGACGCTTCAGTTCCAGCGGGAGCTTCGCGAATTGATCCGCCGGATCCGAGAGCTGGTCAGCGGAGGACGGGAAGGAATCGGCTCGCGGATGCCGGTCATTTCGGGGGACGAAACGGGCGAGCTGGCGCTGGCCTTTAACGAGCTGCAGGCCCGCATCGGCCGCGAATACGAATCGTTCGAGCGCGAGCTGAAGCTGGCCTACAACGTGCAGGAGAAGCTGCTGCCGCCCGGCGATTTGACGATCGGCTCGTACCGGATCGCCGCGCGCTGCCGGCAGAGCCGGGGCGTCGGGGGCGATTTTTTCGACGTGCTGTCGCTAGGCCCCAGCCGGTTTGCGTTCATGATCGGCGACGTGTCGGGCAAAGGCATGCCGGCGGCGCTGATGATGTCCGCGCTGCTTCTTTTGTTTCGCGCGGAAGTGAAGCGCTGCGGCGAATCGGCCGAAACGCTGTCGCGGCTCAACCGGCAGCTGTGCGAGGCGATGGGCGAAGAGGGCTCCGTCTCCATCGGCGTCGGCATCGTCGATATGGCGACGGACAAGATCCAATATGCAAGCGCGGGGCATTTGTCCCCTTATTTGGTCTCGGCAGAAGGCGAGGCGAAACCGGTCGAATCCAGCTCGCTGCCGATCGGCTTCGATACGGATGCGAGGTATGAGCGGACCGAGTTCGCGATGAAAGCGGGTGATCGTCTGGTCCTGTATACGGACGGACTGATCGAAGCCAAAGACGCCGCCGGGACGATGTACGGCTTCCAAGGGCTCGAGGCCGAGCTGGCCGAATGGGGAACAAGCGGCGATCTGTCCGGATTCGTTGACGAATGGCTCCATCGTCTGGATCGTACGTTCCGTTATGGCGGCGACGACCGTACCGTGGTGGTGCTGGAGCAGGCCGCTCACCTGCGCAAGCCGTCGATTGCGGCGGACAGCGTTTCTCCGGGCGGATTTCCGCCCGGTCCGTTTGTGAACCGCGAATGGTCGCTTCACAGCCGGCTGGGCGAAGAGCGCGGGGTCGCGCTGGAGCTCGGCGCCTGGATCGAAGAGGCCTGGCCCGAGGCGAACGTGCGCGAGGACGTGCAGAGCGCGATCGCCGAAGCGATCGTCAACGCGATCGAGCACGGGAACAATCTGCGTGAGGACGCGCGCGTGGCGGTTGTCGCTCAAATCGGAAGCCGCCTGACCGTCTGCAAAGTATACGACGAGGGCGGCGGGTATTTTCCGCACGTGGCGCGCGACGAGGCGGAAATGGAGAAGAAGCGGGAATCCGACGATCCGCGGGGATGGGGCCTTGTGCTGATCGATTCGCTGGCGGATTACTGGTCTACCGGGCGGGACGAACGGGGATTTTATACCGAGCTGTACTTTATGCGGAAAACAAAGGCCGGACTCGGTCTATAA
- a CDS encoding AfsR/SARP family transcriptional regulator: MDRNKASGNELGDAWSDKVLAFERAILDGGMLQLEELRSIPDAYRLKSPVLLRAECEDGLLSGNVHVTKKRLETALKGYAAQADEQAMLTMMGMLALLYGQVGDRIEAKPVLLLLEQEWARSPERCSGFVPWALARLLEGVSPSTGAERGAPGASELFYEAADGFRREGKPVWAAFALLDRLLFDPVTIDGTEWELWVRWIKRHASEARYGKALGELLANRSGNEELYASLPGRYAYLCRAVLSGAADEQPDEPLAEDIEILQYASAAKIRRALRSGEVHGAAAELNTLTLLLRSGAAPAMRRLAASLAEEIHAARENEHAAAWLPPGAAEFDPSSDKALVDEVIGDPSLNPAYDGAPPANGPGRADGGIAKWRVKLFDGISFGRIGSEEARPVWKRRKAGELLVYLLVQPGYRASREQVIERVFGEGDPAKRSNQLYVTLHDLRQTLRDMGLSDDPVYARRGVIGIEEQWVDVVDYEKYLALSRVGDQLWTDDREEACRLYDEALPIYGKLGTELPQTDWLERLREQLLDRQTIMLKRLAVYYTEIRDDIRAEQRLADWISFRPEQEEAYELMIRHNLGQGRRTEAAGWYRRLERVCKEELGSRPNEEIQRLLWG, encoded by the coding sequence ATGGATCGCAATAAAGCAAGCGGGAACGAGCTCGGCGATGCTTGGAGCGACAAGGTGCTCGCATTCGAACGGGCTATTTTGGACGGCGGCATGCTTCAGCTTGAGGAGCTTCGTTCCATTCCGGATGCTTATCGGTTGAAATCCCCGGTACTCCTGCGCGCGGAATGCGAGGACGGACTGCTGAGCGGAAACGTTCATGTGACGAAAAAACGGCTGGAAACGGCGCTCAAAGGGTACGCCGCCCAAGCGGACGAGCAGGCGATGCTTACTATGATGGGCATGCTGGCGCTGCTCTACGGTCAGGTTGGCGACAGGATTGAAGCGAAGCCCGTTCTCCTGCTGCTGGAGCAGGAATGGGCGCGGTCGCCCGAGCGGTGCAGCGGCTTTGTCCCCTGGGCGTTGGCGAGGCTGTTGGAGGGGGTAAGCCCGTCGACCGGCGCCGAACGCGGCGCACCGGGCGCATCGGAGCTGTTTTACGAGGCTGCGGACGGTTTCCGCCGGGAAGGGAAACCGGTCTGGGCGGCATTCGCCCTGCTCGACCGGCTCCTGTTTGACCCGGTCACGATCGACGGAACGGAATGGGAGCTGTGGGTGCGCTGGATCAAAAGGCACGCTTCGGAAGCCCGGTACGGGAAAGCGCTTGGCGAACTGCTGGCAAACCGTTCGGGGAACGAGGAGCTGTACGCCTCGCTGCCCGGGCGTTATGCCTATTTGTGCAGGGCGGTACTGTCGGGCGCGGCGGACGAACAGCCGGATGAGCCTCTGGCGGAGGACATCGAAATCCTTCAATATGCTTCTGCGGCTAAAATCAGGCGGGCGCTCCGCAGCGGTGAGGTGCACGGGGCGGCGGCCGAGTTGAATACGCTCACATTGCTGCTGCGAAGCGGAGCGGCGCCGGCGATGCGGCGGCTTGCCGCCTCGCTTGCCGAAGAAATTCATGCGGCGCGCGAAAATGAACATGCGGCGGCCTGGCTGCCGCCGGGCGCGGCGGAGTTTGATCCGTCTTCGGACAAGGCGCTTGTCGACGAAGTGATCGGCGACCCCAGCCTAAATCCCGCCTATGACGGCGCACCGCCGGCGAACGGGCCGGGTCGAGCGGACGGCGGGATCGCCAAATGGCGCGTCAAGCTGTTCGACGGTATTTCCTTCGGCCGCATCGGCTCGGAGGAAGCCCGGCCCGTCTGGAAGCGCCGGAAAGCGGGGGAGCTGCTCGTTTATTTGCTCGTGCAGCCGGGGTACCGGGCAAGCCGGGAACAGGTCATCGAGCGGGTCTTCGGCGAAGGCGATCCGGCGAAACGGTCGAACCAGCTGTACGTCACGCTGCACGATTTGCGCCAAACGCTTCGGGACATGGGACTGTCGGACGATCCCGTTTACGCCCGGCGAGGCGTCATCGGCATCGAAGAGCAGTGGGTCGACGTTGTCGATTACGAGAAATATTTGGCGCTCTCCCGCGTCGGCGACCAGCTTTGGACGGACGACCGGGAGGAAGCATGCCGGCTGTACGACGAAGCGCTTCCGATTTACGGCAAGCTGGGAACGGAGCTGCCCCAGACGGACTGGCTCGAACGGCTTCGCGAGCAGCTGCTCGACCGGCAGACGATCATGCTGAAGCGGCTGGCCGTTTATTATACGGAAATCCGCGACGATATTCGCGCGGAGCAGCGGCTGGCGGACTGGATTTCGTTTCGCCCCGAGCAGGAGGAAGCGTACGAGCTCATGATCCGGCATAACCTCGGTCAAGGACGGCGGACCGAAGCGGCCGGCTGGTACCGGCGGCTGGAACGCGTCTGCAAGGAAGAGCTGGGAAGCCGGCCGAACGAGGAGATCCAGCGGCTGTTATGGGGATGA